GCAAAGAGGTATAAGTAATATTATAACCGGTGTATCTCAAAGTGATTTTAGTGGATACCCAGATTGCAGAGATGTGTTTATTAAGTCATTAAATGTTACCTTAAATTTAGCCATGGGTTATGATTTTGTAATCGAAACACCTTTGATGTGGATTAACAAAGCAGAAACTTGGAAAATGGCTTATGATTTAGGTGTGCTTGATGTAGTTAAAGAGCAAACATTAACTTGTTATAATGGTATAAAAGGTAATGGTTGTGGAGACTGCCCTTCTTGTAAATTAAGAAAAAAGGGTTATATAGAATTCAAAGAAAAATATTTAGTACAAAAAGAATAAAACAAACTGTTATTACATTGCCTTGCTTTGTAATAACAGTTTGTTTATTGTATAATATATTTCTTTCCAGTTATAAACCCTAACTATATTATCATTTAATGGTTTCCTATTATAATTCGTATCTATTAAAAGAACCTTAAATCCTGCATTTGATAGTTGAACTGCATTATCATAATTATCTTCGATAAACACATTACATTCTAATTCTCTTGCTTTATCCACCTTATAATGGCTACCTAATACAAACAGCTCATCATATGCAATATTATTCCTCTTTAGATATGAATGAGTAAACATAGTTAATTCTTTTTCTCTTGCTGTAACAAAATAAATATTATGAAGCTCACTTAGTCCTTTTATAACAATTTGAACATCTTCCCGAAGTATCTGCTCTGAATGGATTTCAAATTTGTTTTCCTGATAAAATTCATCATATTCTTTTAAAGTAACACCCATTATCTCATGTATATAATACTGGGTTACCTCATCCTCTGTTATATTTTTATTGAAATATTTATTAGTAATATTAAGCCAATAATAAGCATCTGTTATTGTTCCGTCAATATCGATGC
This window of the Clostridium estertheticum genome carries:
- the queC gene encoding 7-cyano-7-deazaguanine synthase QueC yields the protein MNREKAVVVFSGGQDSTTCLFWALKKYKEVIAVSFDYGQKHILELDCAKTICKEHDVEFHVLDLNLLNQLAPNSLTRKDMKVDTSAPKGSVPNSFVDGRNLLFLTFVAVFAKQRGISNIITGVSQSDFSGYPDCRDVFIKSLNVTLNLAMGYDFVIETPLMWINKAETWKMAYDLGVLDVVKEQTLTCYNGIKGNGCGDCPSCKLRKKGYIEFKEKYLVQKE
- a CDS encoding 5' nucleotidase, NT5C type is translated as MKNLNICIDIDGTITDAYYWLNITNKYFNKNITEDEVTQYYIHEIMGVTLKEYDEFYQENKFEIHSEQILREDVQIVIKGLSELHNIYFVTAREKELTMFTHSYLKRNNIAYDELFVLGSHYKVDKARELECNVFIEDNYDNAVQLSNAGFKVLLIDTNYNRKPLNDNIVRVYNWKEIYYTINKLLLQSKAM